The nucleotide sequence ACCTGCCCGACACCCAGGTGACCCGGGCGCTCCAGGAGCTCCCCGAGGACTTCCGGCTCGCCGTCTACCTCGCCGACGTCGAGGGCTTCGCGTACAAGGAGATCGCCGAGATCATGGGGACGCCGATCGGCACCGTCATGTCGCGCCTGCACCGCGGGCGCCGCCAGCTGCGCGCGCTGCTCACGGGGTACGCCCGCGAGCGCGGCCTCGTCGGGGCGGAGGTGGAGTGATGGGACACCAGCACGCCGACCACCAGGGCCACGCCGACTGCTCGGAGGTCCTCCACCACATCTACGAGTACCTCGACGGCGAGATGAGCCCCGAGGACGTCAAGCGGGTGGCGACCCACCTCGCGGAGTGCCGTCCGTGCCTCGCCGAGCACGACCTCGACGCCGCGGTCAAGGCCGTCGTCAAGCGCTCCTGCACCGAGTCCGAGACGCCGGCCGCGGTGCGGATGCAGGTCCTCCAGCGCCTCACCGTCGTCCGCGTCGAGCACGAGGACTGACCCCCGGCACGGCGAAGGGCCCGGAGTGCGATGCACTCCGGGCCCTTCCACGTGCGGCGGCTCAGGCGTTGGGCTTGCGGCCGTGGTTGGCCTTGTTGCCCTTGCGCGAGCGGCGCTTGCGGGCGCGCTTGCTCATGGTGACTCCTCGTCCGTGTGGTGCCCAGCGCGACGACACGCGCGGGCGATCTGTCCGTTGCGATTGTCGCACACCACCGCCCGTGAAAGAATTCCGCTTGTCGCGGCCGCCCCGGAGAGCCAGGGCCTCGACATCCACCCTCTGGAAGGACTCATCATGCGCACGTTCCGTACTCTCGCCGCCGCCGCGCTCCTCGCTGCTCTCGCCACGATCACCGCCACGGGGACCGCGTCCGCGGCGCCGACCGACGGTTCGCAGCAGACCGTCATGGTCTCGAAGGGCTCCTGGAGCTGGTGACCTCGAGCGCTCCGGGGCGGCGCCGATGAGCGAAGCGCCTCGGGAGCGTCGGTCCACGAGGGCCGCGACCGCCGCGTACATCGCGGCGGTCGCGGCTCTCGCCGTCGCGCTCGGGGTCTGGTCGGGCCTGCGGTACGGGCTGCCCGACCCCGTGGCCCTCCTCGTCTTCCTCCTGTTCGCCGTGCTGCAGGTGCTGCTGCCCGACGCCGTCGTCGAGGGCCGCGTCCGGGTCTCCCTGTCGGGCGTGATCCTCGTGGCCGGTCAGGCCATCGTCGGTCCGGCCGGCGTCGCGGTCATCGGTGCGCTGCTGGGCGCCATCCAGTACAAGAAGGCCCCGCTGCGCAACCGCATCTTCAACACGGCCCAGTTCTCGCTGCACGGTGTCGTCGGCGGGATCGTCTTCCTCGTCGTCGGGGGCACGACCGACCCCGACAGCCTGCGGGACGTGGGCGCCATCGTCGTCGGCCTGGCGGTCCCCCTCCTCCTCGCCGACCTGGCGCAGGCGGTGACGAACCTCCTCGCCGTCGTCGGGGTGATGCGCGTGGCCGAGGGGATCCCCATGCGTCCCCAGGCGCTCGCCGTGGCGCGAGGCACCGGTCTGGCCCACATCGGGTACACCGCGATCGCCCTCATCATGGTCGTCCTCTGGAAGCCCGCGGGTCTCGGTCCCGCGGCGGCGGTCATCGCCCTCGCACCGCTCGTGGTCGCGCAGTGGGCCTACCGCCAGCACGCCGAGGAGCTCGAGGGCCAGCGCCGGGCGCTCGAGGTGCTCGTCGCCGCCCTCGAGGCCAAGGTGCCGCACCTGAGCGGTCACAGCGCGCGGGTCGCCGAGCTGAGCGCCCACATGGCCGAGCACCTCGGCCTGCGGCCCCAGCAGGTCGCCGACACCCGGGTCGCCGGGATGCTCCACGACCTCGGTCAGACCAGCCTGCCCACTCGGACCGCGCGGGGCATCGACCTCACCGGCGCGAGCGTCGACCTGGAGTACCCGGAACGGGGAGCCGCGATGCTCGACGACCTCCACTTCCTCCACGGCGCCCTGGACCCCATCCGGCGGCACCGGGCCGCCCTCGGGAGCACCGACGAGGCGACGCTCCTCGCGCGGATCGTCGGCGTGGCCGACGCCTACGACGTCCTGACGCAGGTCGGTGTGCCCGGGGGCCACCTCGAGGCGCCGACCCGAGCCCGCGAGATCGTGCTCGCCGCGGTGGTGGACCCGGAGATCTCCCGTGCCCTCGACCACGCGCTCACCCGCCGGGGCGACGGCGGTGGGCGCCGGTGAGGCCGCTCGTGCGCCGCCCCGCCCACGCGGCGGCCACCGTCGTCCTCCTCCTCGGGGCGCTGGCCGTGCTGCGGGGGCTGCTCGCGGCGGGGTGGGAGCTGCCGACGCTGCTCGCGACCCACGGCGAGACCCTGCTCGTCGTCGTGGCCTGCGTGGCCCTCGGCGAGCTGGCCCGGATCCGGATGCCGAGCGGCCGCGAGACCGCGCCCCTGTCGTCGGCCGCCGCGATGAGCGCGGTCTTCCTCGGGCCGGTCTTCGGGGAGCCGCGCTTCGACGTCCAGGCCGGGCTCGTCGTCCTCGTCGTCGCGGCGGGGCTGCTCCTCGCCGCGGGCTACCGGCGGCTGCGGCAGCGGCCCGCGGGGACCCCGGTCCTCGCGGCGCGCGTCGTCGGCGTCGCGGTGGCGGCCTTCCTCACCCGTGACTGGGGCGACCCCACCCTCTGGCAGGCGCAGGTCGACCCCACGGTGCCCCGGGCCGTCGTGGCCCTCGTCATGGGGCTCGTGGCCGCCGTCGGCCTGTGCACCGAGCTCGTCCTCGTCGCGGCGGCCCGGGCGGAGCGGCAGCGCACGCCGTGGTCGGCCGCCGTGCGCGACGAGCTGGGCGAGGCCGCACCGCTCACGCTCGCCGTCGTCGTGACCGGCCCGATGGTGGCCCTCATGGCCCCCGTCCTCGGCCTGCTCGCGCTGCCGCTGGCCCTCTTCCCGCTCGCGATGGCCTACACGGCCGTGCGCCAGTACATCCGCAACCGC is from Arthrobacter sp. NEB 688 and encodes:
- the rsrA gene encoding mycothiol system anti-sigma-R factor; amino-acid sequence: MGHQHADHQGHADCSEVLHHIYEYLDGEMSPEDVKRVATHLAECRPCLAEHDLDAAVKAVVKRSCTESETPAAVRMQVLQRLTVVRVEHED
- a CDS encoding HD domain-containing phosphohydrolase, encoding MSEAPRERRSTRAATAAYIAAVAALAVALGVWSGLRYGLPDPVALLVFLLFAVLQVLLPDAVVEGRVRVSLSGVILVAGQAIVGPAGVAVIGALLGAIQYKKAPLRNRIFNTAQFSLHGVVGGIVFLVVGGTTDPDSLRDVGAIVVGLAVPLLLADLAQAVTNLLAVVGVMRVAEGIPMRPQALAVARGTGLAHIGYTAIALIMVVLWKPAGLGPAAAVIALAPLVVAQWAYRQHAEELEGQRRALEVLVAALEAKVPHLSGHSARVAELSAHMAEHLGLRPQQVADTRVAGMLHDLGQTSLPTRTARGIDLTGASVDLEYPERGAAMLDDLHFLHGALDPIRRHRAALGSTDEATLLARIVGVADAYDVLTQVGVPGGHLEAPTRAREIVLAAVVDPEISRALDHALTRRGDGGGRR
- a CDS encoding HD domain-containing phosphohydrolase, producing MRPLVRRPAHAAATVVLLLGALAVLRGLLAAGWELPTLLATHGETLLVVVACVALGELARIRMPSGRETAPLSSAAAMSAVFLGPVFGEPRFDVQAGLVVLVVAAGLLLAAGYRRLRQRPAGTPVLAARVVGVAVAAFLTRDWGDPTLWQAQVDPTVPRAVVALVMGLVAAVGLCTELVLVAAARAERQRTPWSAAVRDELGEAAPLTLAVVVTGPMVALMAPVLGLLALPLALFPLAMAYTAVRQYIRNRATNRQLIATLSHLTEHGGYTPEHHAERVAQTSVRVGRVLGLGERQLRDLEFAALLHDLGQISLLDPIPDGATVLAAPADQRSIALEGGRIIRRAEIFEDVADYVEGQTIPYRMVRELGEDVPMASRIIKCANAYDDLTGGSVDPALVDAAMERIHLGLGYEYDPDVVDALTRIVEDGAVGRVGERRGGAR